A stretch of the Triplophysa dalaica isolate WHDGS20190420 chromosome 19, ASM1584641v1, whole genome shotgun sequence genome encodes the following:
- the xrra1 gene encoding X-ray radiation resistance-associated protein 1 isoform X3 has product MEMTGPGVYKLDNGESYPSNCFPIRSFYHQSKEGAGHWLVAHRNALEERIFEKKRVTGSHIKVYSGKREQGRPECASTVLDAQLLVKLHCVEKPSDLCCVNVRLEGLEEFNNIAYINASENHLTLEPFSRFPALRELELALNGLHTLKICAEDFQRLKVLDLSFNSITGESILNLGLLPHLKILHLTGNQLQMLPPNMAGPCTCHKETTHQCDFLFQTLEVLMLDDNRLTSLGLFESLANLKRLQHLNLQGNIISGVPFLEQMAPLQDAQTSFIPNSPKQGSGRTVSFLDVTMIDASATLNQQKSTTGTSKRKDPRCPEDFGLPFPELCHLNLANNKIAEEEALLPVALFPKLKELVIHSNPLTTQRCGDPPMLTSFLQDRLGINIKRKKSSDRVKEHIRPAINPKRKKNVLLNFQVKTAFPRIPNIAFITANQHTSEELCGGKVNGDSLLSQQSGSNPVFDSLSQTRVEEEQDIIKDHEYFGMTSAGLSYETHQNAEPFFVTEVDGLHEADYQEQEDKKKMLTKDRHALPKKLIGYEILLDETCAPEIPEISGIQHAVRALEHTLENLLVFRDAKANLDRPQKPYTEREKKIKNLAPLGPKRSKGEKVEEILIQIKEMKTISKVPLGNVLSRGNDACEKEYKEALTLLKDMQRRYKMTHQKTFAQAAQLDT; this is encoded by the exons ATGGAGATGACAGGACCGGGTGTTTACAAACTGGACAATGGAGAAAGTTACCCTTCAAATTGCTTCCCAATAAGATCGTTTTATCATCAAAGTAAAGAAG GAGCAGGACACTGGCTTGTAGCACACAGAAATGCATTGGAAGAGAGAATATTCGAAAAGAAAAGAGTCACAGGATCACATATTAAAGTTTATTCTGGGAAACGTGAACAGGGAAGACCTGAGTGTGCTAGCACAGTTTTAGATGCACAGCTTCTG GTTAAATTGCATTGTGTGGAAAAGCCCTCTGACCTCTGTTGTGTTAAC GTCAGACTTGAGGGATTGGAAGAATTTAATAATATTGCTTACATAAATGCTTCTGAAAACCATTTAACTTTGG AACCGTTCAGCAGGTTTCCTGCATTAAGGGAATTAGAGCTGGCACTAAACGGTCTTCATACCTTGAAGATTTGTGCTGAGGATTTTCAGAGATTAAAG gTGTTGGATTTATCCTTTAATAGCATTACAGGTGAAAGTATATTGAATCTAGGCCTGTTACCCCATCTAAAGATACTACATCTAACTGGAAACCAATTGCAGATGCTTCCACCTAATATGGCTGGGCCTTGTACCTGTCATAAAGAAAC CACACACCAGTGTGACTTCTTGTTTCAAACGCTGGAGGTATTGATGCTCGATGACAACAGATTAACTTCTCTTGGGCTGTTTGAAAGCCTTGCCAACTTGAAGAG GCTTCAACATCTAAACCTACAAGGGAATATCATCTCAGGAGTCCCATTCTTAGAACAGATGGCACCATTACAAGATGCTCAGACAAGCTTTATACCAAACAGCCCGAAGCAAGGATCTGGAAGAACTGTGTCTTTCCTGGATGTCACAATGATTG ATGCCTCTGCGACGCTGAATCAGCAAAAGTCTACCACAGGAACATCAAAA AGAAAGGATCCTAGATGCCCTGAAGATTTTGGCCTACCTTTTCCAGAACTTTGTCATCTTAATCTGGCGAACAATAAG ATAGCAGAGGAAGAGGCATTGTTGCCCGTGGCATTGTTTCCGAAACTCAAAGAGCTTGTTATTCACTCAAACCCCTTGACAACACAGAGATGTG GTGACCCACCAATGTTGACCAGTTTTCTCCAGGACAGGCTGGGTATTAACATAAAACGCAAAAAATCCTCTGATCGTGTTAAGGAACACATTAGACCCGCTATTAATCCTAAACGCAAG AAAAATGTCCTTCTAAATTTTCAGGTAAAAACTGCATTTCCAAGAATACCAAATATTGCTTTCATTACGGCAAACCAACATACATCAGAAGAGCTCTGTGGAGGAAAAGTTAATGGAGATAGTCTTCTATCACAACAGTCTGGGTCAAACCCTGTTTTTGACTCCTTATCTCAAACAAGAGTTGAAGAAGAGCAAGACATCATCAAAGACCATGAGTATTTCGGCATGACGAGTGCAGGCTTATCCTATGAGACACATCAAAATGCCGAGCCGTTCTTTGTGACAGAA GTTGATGGCCTACATGAAGCAGATTATCAAGAACAGGaggataaaaagaaaatgttgacaaAAGACAGACATGCATTACCAAAAAAACTTATTGGTTATGAAATCTTACTTGATGAAACATGTGCCCCAGAAATCCCTGAGATTTCTG GAATTCAACATGCCGTTAGGGCTTTGGAGCACACGCTCGAAAATCTTCTTGTATTTAGAGATGCTAAGGCAAATCTTGACCGTCCCCAGAAGCCGTATACTGAACGGGAGAAAAAG ATAAAAAATTTGGCACCATTAGGACCAAAGAGGTCGAAGGGGGAAAAGGTTGAGGAAATCCTCATTCAGATAAAGGAGATGAAAACAATAAGCAAAGTTCCCTTAG GTAATGTCCTCAGTAGAGGGAACGATGCATGTGAGAAAGAATATAAGGAAGCATTGACCTTGCTGAAGGACATGCAGAGGAGATACAAAATGACCCATCAGAAAACATTTGCACAAGCAGCACAGCTTGACACTTGA
- the xrra1 gene encoding X-ray radiation resistance-associated protein 1 isoform X5, with the protein MEMTGPGVYKLDNGESYPSNCFPIRSFYHQSKEGAGHWLVAHRNALEERIFEKKRVTGSHIKVYSGKREQGRPECASTVLDAQLLVKLHCVEKPSDLCCVNVSDQGLQTVRLEGLEEFNNIAYINASENHLTLEPFSRFPALRELELALNGLHTLKICAEDFQRLKVLDLSFNSITGESILNLGLLPHLKILHLTGNQLQMLPPNMAGPCTCHKETTHQCDFLFQTLEVLMLDDNRLTSLGLFESLANLKRLQHLNLQGNIISGVPFLEQMAPLQDAQTSFIPNSPKQGSGRTVSFLDVTMIDASATLNQQKSTTGTSKRKDPRCPEDFGLPFPELCHLNLANNKIAEEEALLPVALFPKLKELVIHSNPLTTQRCGDPPMLTSFLQDRLGINIKRKKSSDRVKEHIRPAINPKRKSGSNPVFDSLSQTRVEEEQDIIKDHEYFGMTSAGLSYETHQNAEPFFVTEVDGLHEADYQEQEDKKKMLTKDRHALPKKLIGYEILLDETCAPEIPEISGIQHAVRALEHTLENLLVFRDAKANLDRPQKPYTEREKKIKNLAPLGPKRSKGEKVEEILIQIKEMKTISKVPLGNVLSRGNDACEKEYKEALTLLKDMQRRYKMTHQKTFAQAAQLDT; encoded by the exons ATGGAGATGACAGGACCGGGTGTTTACAAACTGGACAATGGAGAAAGTTACCCTTCAAATTGCTTCCCAATAAGATCGTTTTATCATCAAAGTAAAGAAG GAGCAGGACACTGGCTTGTAGCACACAGAAATGCATTGGAAGAGAGAATATTCGAAAAGAAAAGAGTCACAGGATCACATATTAAAGTTTATTCTGGGAAACGTGAACAGGGAAGACCTGAGTGTGCTAGCACAGTTTTAGATGCACAGCTTCTG GTTAAATTGCATTGTGTGGAAAAGCCCTCTGACCTCTGTTGTGTTAACGTGAGTGATCAGGGTTTGCAGACA GTCAGACTTGAGGGATTGGAAGAATTTAATAATATTGCTTACATAAATGCTTCTGAAAACCATTTAACTTTGG AACCGTTCAGCAGGTTTCCTGCATTAAGGGAATTAGAGCTGGCACTAAACGGTCTTCATACCTTGAAGATTTGTGCTGAGGATTTTCAGAGATTAAAG gTGTTGGATTTATCCTTTAATAGCATTACAGGTGAAAGTATATTGAATCTAGGCCTGTTACCCCATCTAAAGATACTACATCTAACTGGAAACCAATTGCAGATGCTTCCACCTAATATGGCTGGGCCTTGTACCTGTCATAAAGAAAC CACACACCAGTGTGACTTCTTGTTTCAAACGCTGGAGGTATTGATGCTCGATGACAACAGATTAACTTCTCTTGGGCTGTTTGAAAGCCTTGCCAACTTGAAGAG GCTTCAACATCTAAACCTACAAGGGAATATCATCTCAGGAGTCCCATTCTTAGAACAGATGGCACCATTACAAGATGCTCAGACAAGCTTTATACCAAACAGCCCGAAGCAAGGATCTGGAAGAACTGTGTCTTTCCTGGATGTCACAATGATTG ATGCCTCTGCGACGCTGAATCAGCAAAAGTCTACCACAGGAACATCAAAA AGAAAGGATCCTAGATGCCCTGAAGATTTTGGCCTACCTTTTCCAGAACTTTGTCATCTTAATCTGGCGAACAATAAG ATAGCAGAGGAAGAGGCATTGTTGCCCGTGGCATTGTTTCCGAAACTCAAAGAGCTTGTTATTCACTCAAACCCCTTGACAACACAGAGATGTG GTGACCCACCAATGTTGACCAGTTTTCTCCAGGACAGGCTGGGTATTAACATAAAACGCAAAAAATCCTCTGATCGTGTTAAGGAACACATTAGACCCGCTATTAATCCTAAACGCAAG TCTGGGTCAAACCCTGTTTTTGACTCCTTATCTCAAACAAGAGTTGAAGAAGAGCAAGACATCATCAAAGACCATGAGTATTTCGGCATGACGAGTGCAGGCTTATCCTATGAGACACATCAAAATGCCGAGCCGTTCTTTGTGACAGAA GTTGATGGCCTACATGAAGCAGATTATCAAGAACAGGaggataaaaagaaaatgttgacaaAAGACAGACATGCATTACCAAAAAAACTTATTGGTTATGAAATCTTACTTGATGAAACATGTGCCCCAGAAATCCCTGAGATTTCTG GAATTCAACATGCCGTTAGGGCTTTGGAGCACACGCTCGAAAATCTTCTTGTATTTAGAGATGCTAAGGCAAATCTTGACCGTCCCCAGAAGCCGTATACTGAACGGGAGAAAAAG ATAAAAAATTTGGCACCATTAGGACCAAAGAGGTCGAAGGGGGAAAAGGTTGAGGAAATCCTCATTCAGATAAAGGAGATGAAAACAATAAGCAAAGTTCCCTTAG GTAATGTCCTCAGTAGAGGGAACGATGCATGTGAGAAAGAATATAAGGAAGCATTGACCTTGCTGAAGGACATGCAGAGGAGATACAAAATGACCCATCAGAAAACATTTGCACAAGCAGCACAGCTTGACACTTGA
- the xrra1 gene encoding X-ray radiation resistance-associated protein 1 isoform X4, with protein MEMTGPGVYKLDNGESYPSNCFPIRSFYHQSKEGAGHWLVAHRNALEERIFEKKRVTGSHIKVYSGKREQGRPECASTVLDAQLLVKLHCVEKPSDLCCVNVSDQGLQTVRLEGLEEFNNIAYINASENHLTLEPFSRFPALRELELALNGLHTLKICAEDFQRLKVLDLSFNSITGESILNLGLLPHLKILHLTGNQLQMLPPNMAGPCTCHKETTHQCDFLFQTLEVLMLDDNRLTSLGLFESLANLKRLQHLNLQGNIISGVPFLEQMAPLQDAQTSFIPNSPKQGSGRTVSFLDVTMIDASATLNQQKSTTGTSKRKDPRCPEDFGLPFPELCHLNLANNKIAEEEALLPVALFPKLKELVIHSNPLTTQRCGDPPMLTSFLQDRLGINIKRKKSSDRVKEHIRPAINPKRKKNVLLNFQSGSNPVFDSLSQTRVEEEQDIIKDHEYFGMTSAGLSYETHQNAEPFFVTEVDGLHEADYQEQEDKKKMLTKDRHALPKKLIGYEILLDETCAPEIPEISGIQHAVRALEHTLENLLVFRDAKANLDRPQKPYTEREKKIKNLAPLGPKRSKGEKVEEILIQIKEMKTISKVPLGNVLSRGNDACEKEYKEALTLLKDMQRRYKMTHQKTFAQAAQLDT; from the exons ATGGAGATGACAGGACCGGGTGTTTACAAACTGGACAATGGAGAAAGTTACCCTTCAAATTGCTTCCCAATAAGATCGTTTTATCATCAAAGTAAAGAAG GAGCAGGACACTGGCTTGTAGCACACAGAAATGCATTGGAAGAGAGAATATTCGAAAAGAAAAGAGTCACAGGATCACATATTAAAGTTTATTCTGGGAAACGTGAACAGGGAAGACCTGAGTGTGCTAGCACAGTTTTAGATGCACAGCTTCTG GTTAAATTGCATTGTGTGGAAAAGCCCTCTGACCTCTGTTGTGTTAACGTGAGTGATCAGGGTTTGCAGACA GTCAGACTTGAGGGATTGGAAGAATTTAATAATATTGCTTACATAAATGCTTCTGAAAACCATTTAACTTTGG AACCGTTCAGCAGGTTTCCTGCATTAAGGGAATTAGAGCTGGCACTAAACGGTCTTCATACCTTGAAGATTTGTGCTGAGGATTTTCAGAGATTAAAG gTGTTGGATTTATCCTTTAATAGCATTACAGGTGAAAGTATATTGAATCTAGGCCTGTTACCCCATCTAAAGATACTACATCTAACTGGAAACCAATTGCAGATGCTTCCACCTAATATGGCTGGGCCTTGTACCTGTCATAAAGAAAC CACACACCAGTGTGACTTCTTGTTTCAAACGCTGGAGGTATTGATGCTCGATGACAACAGATTAACTTCTCTTGGGCTGTTTGAAAGCCTTGCCAACTTGAAGAG GCTTCAACATCTAAACCTACAAGGGAATATCATCTCAGGAGTCCCATTCTTAGAACAGATGGCACCATTACAAGATGCTCAGACAAGCTTTATACCAAACAGCCCGAAGCAAGGATCTGGAAGAACTGTGTCTTTCCTGGATGTCACAATGATTG ATGCCTCTGCGACGCTGAATCAGCAAAAGTCTACCACAGGAACATCAAAA AGAAAGGATCCTAGATGCCCTGAAGATTTTGGCCTACCTTTTCCAGAACTTTGTCATCTTAATCTGGCGAACAATAAG ATAGCAGAGGAAGAGGCATTGTTGCCCGTGGCATTGTTTCCGAAACTCAAAGAGCTTGTTATTCACTCAAACCCCTTGACAACACAGAGATGTG GTGACCCACCAATGTTGACCAGTTTTCTCCAGGACAGGCTGGGTATTAACATAAAACGCAAAAAATCCTCTGATCGTGTTAAGGAACACATTAGACCCGCTATTAATCCTAAACGCAAG AAAAATGTCCTTCTAAATTTTCAG TCTGGGTCAAACCCTGTTTTTGACTCCTTATCTCAAACAAGAGTTGAAGAAGAGCAAGACATCATCAAAGACCATGAGTATTTCGGCATGACGAGTGCAGGCTTATCCTATGAGACACATCAAAATGCCGAGCCGTTCTTTGTGACAGAA GTTGATGGCCTACATGAAGCAGATTATCAAGAACAGGaggataaaaagaaaatgttgacaaAAGACAGACATGCATTACCAAAAAAACTTATTGGTTATGAAATCTTACTTGATGAAACATGTGCCCCAGAAATCCCTGAGATTTCTG GAATTCAACATGCCGTTAGGGCTTTGGAGCACACGCTCGAAAATCTTCTTGTATTTAGAGATGCTAAGGCAAATCTTGACCGTCCCCAGAAGCCGTATACTGAACGGGAGAAAAAG ATAAAAAATTTGGCACCATTAGGACCAAAGAGGTCGAAGGGGGAAAAGGTTGAGGAAATCCTCATTCAGATAAAGGAGATGAAAACAATAAGCAAAGTTCCCTTAG GTAATGTCCTCAGTAGAGGGAACGATGCATGTGAGAAAGAATATAAGGAAGCATTGACCTTGCTGAAGGACATGCAGAGGAGATACAAAATGACCCATCAGAAAACATTTGCACAAGCAGCACAGCTTGACACTTGA
- the xrra1 gene encoding X-ray radiation resistance-associated protein 1 isoform X1, giving the protein MEMTGPGVYKLDNGESYPSNCFPIRSFYHQSKEGAGHWLVAHRNALEERIFEKKRVTGSHIKVYSGKREQGRPECASTVLDAQLLVKLHCVEKPSDLCCVNVSDQGLQTVRLEGLEEFNNIAYINASENHLTLEPFSRFPALRELELALNGLHTLKICAEDFQRLKVLDLSFNSITGESILNLGLLPHLKILHLTGNQLQMLPPNMAGPCTCHKETTHQCDFLFQTLEVLMLDDNRLTSLGLFESLANLKRLQHLNLQGNIISGVPFLEQMAPLQDAQTSFIPNSPKQGSGRTVSFLDVTMIDASATLNQQKSTTGTSKRKDPRCPEDFGLPFPELCHLNLANNKIAEEEALLPVALFPKLKELVIHSNPLTTQRCGDPPMLTSFLQDRLGINIKRKKSSDRVKEHIRPAINPKRKKNVLLNFQVKTAFPRIPNIAFITANQHTSEELCGGKVNGDSLLSQQSGSNPVFDSLSQTRVEEEQDIIKDHEYFGMTSAGLSYETHQNAEPFFVTEVDGLHEADYQEQEDKKKMLTKDRHALPKKLIGYEILLDETCAPEIPEISGIQHAVRALEHTLENLLVFRDAKANLDRPQKPYTEREKKIKNLAPLGPKRSKGEKVEEILIQIKEMKTISKVPLGNVLSRGNDACEKEYKEALTLLKDMQRRYKMTHQKTFAQAAQLDT; this is encoded by the exons ATGGAGATGACAGGACCGGGTGTTTACAAACTGGACAATGGAGAAAGTTACCCTTCAAATTGCTTCCCAATAAGATCGTTTTATCATCAAAGTAAAGAAG GAGCAGGACACTGGCTTGTAGCACACAGAAATGCATTGGAAGAGAGAATATTCGAAAAGAAAAGAGTCACAGGATCACATATTAAAGTTTATTCTGGGAAACGTGAACAGGGAAGACCTGAGTGTGCTAGCACAGTTTTAGATGCACAGCTTCTG GTTAAATTGCATTGTGTGGAAAAGCCCTCTGACCTCTGTTGTGTTAACGTGAGTGATCAGGGTTTGCAGACA GTCAGACTTGAGGGATTGGAAGAATTTAATAATATTGCTTACATAAATGCTTCTGAAAACCATTTAACTTTGG AACCGTTCAGCAGGTTTCCTGCATTAAGGGAATTAGAGCTGGCACTAAACGGTCTTCATACCTTGAAGATTTGTGCTGAGGATTTTCAGAGATTAAAG gTGTTGGATTTATCCTTTAATAGCATTACAGGTGAAAGTATATTGAATCTAGGCCTGTTACCCCATCTAAAGATACTACATCTAACTGGAAACCAATTGCAGATGCTTCCACCTAATATGGCTGGGCCTTGTACCTGTCATAAAGAAAC CACACACCAGTGTGACTTCTTGTTTCAAACGCTGGAGGTATTGATGCTCGATGACAACAGATTAACTTCTCTTGGGCTGTTTGAAAGCCTTGCCAACTTGAAGAG GCTTCAACATCTAAACCTACAAGGGAATATCATCTCAGGAGTCCCATTCTTAGAACAGATGGCACCATTACAAGATGCTCAGACAAGCTTTATACCAAACAGCCCGAAGCAAGGATCTGGAAGAACTGTGTCTTTCCTGGATGTCACAATGATTG ATGCCTCTGCGACGCTGAATCAGCAAAAGTCTACCACAGGAACATCAAAA AGAAAGGATCCTAGATGCCCTGAAGATTTTGGCCTACCTTTTCCAGAACTTTGTCATCTTAATCTGGCGAACAATAAG ATAGCAGAGGAAGAGGCATTGTTGCCCGTGGCATTGTTTCCGAAACTCAAAGAGCTTGTTATTCACTCAAACCCCTTGACAACACAGAGATGTG GTGACCCACCAATGTTGACCAGTTTTCTCCAGGACAGGCTGGGTATTAACATAAAACGCAAAAAATCCTCTGATCGTGTTAAGGAACACATTAGACCCGCTATTAATCCTAAACGCAAG AAAAATGTCCTTCTAAATTTTCAGGTAAAAACTGCATTTCCAAGAATACCAAATATTGCTTTCATTACGGCAAACCAACATACATCAGAAGAGCTCTGTGGAGGAAAAGTTAATGGAGATAGTCTTCTATCACAACAGTCTGGGTCAAACCCTGTTTTTGACTCCTTATCTCAAACAAGAGTTGAAGAAGAGCAAGACATCATCAAAGACCATGAGTATTTCGGCATGACGAGTGCAGGCTTATCCTATGAGACACATCAAAATGCCGAGCCGTTCTTTGTGACAGAA GTTGATGGCCTACATGAAGCAGATTATCAAGAACAGGaggataaaaagaaaatgttgacaaAAGACAGACATGCATTACCAAAAAAACTTATTGGTTATGAAATCTTACTTGATGAAACATGTGCCCCAGAAATCCCTGAGATTTCTG GAATTCAACATGCCGTTAGGGCTTTGGAGCACACGCTCGAAAATCTTCTTGTATTTAGAGATGCTAAGGCAAATCTTGACCGTCCCCAGAAGCCGTATACTGAACGGGAGAAAAAG ATAAAAAATTTGGCACCATTAGGACCAAAGAGGTCGAAGGGGGAAAAGGTTGAGGAAATCCTCATTCAGATAAAGGAGATGAAAACAATAAGCAAAGTTCCCTTAG GTAATGTCCTCAGTAGAGGGAACGATGCATGTGAGAAAGAATATAAGGAAGCATTGACCTTGCTGAAGGACATGCAGAGGAGATACAAAATGACCCATCAGAAAACATTTGCACAAGCAGCACAGCTTGACACTTGA
- the xrra1 gene encoding X-ray radiation resistance-associated protein 1 isoform X2, producing the protein MEMTGPGVYKLDNGESYPSNCFPIRSFYHQSKEGAGHWLVAHRNALEERIFEKKRVTGSHIKVYSGKREQGRPECASTVLDAQLLVKLHCVEKPSDLCCVNVSDQGLQTVRLEGLEEFNNIAYINASENHLTLEPFSRFPALRELELALNGLHTLKICAEDFQRLKVLDLSFNSITGESILNLGLLPHLKILHLTGNQLQMLPPNMAGPCTCHKETTHQCDFLFQTLEVLMLDDNRLTSLGLFESLANLKRLQHLNLQGNIISGVPFLEQMAPLQDAQTSFIPNSPKQGSGRTVSFLDVTMIDASATLNQQKSTTGTSKRKDPRCPEDFGLPFPELCHLNLANNKIAEEEALLPVALFPKLKELVIHSNPLTTQRCGDPPMLTSFLQDRLGINIKRKKSSDRVKEHIRPAINPKRKVKTAFPRIPNIAFITANQHTSEELCGGKVNGDSLLSQQSGSNPVFDSLSQTRVEEEQDIIKDHEYFGMTSAGLSYETHQNAEPFFVTEVDGLHEADYQEQEDKKKMLTKDRHALPKKLIGYEILLDETCAPEIPEISGIQHAVRALEHTLENLLVFRDAKANLDRPQKPYTEREKKIKNLAPLGPKRSKGEKVEEILIQIKEMKTISKVPLGNVLSRGNDACEKEYKEALTLLKDMQRRYKMTHQKTFAQAAQLDT; encoded by the exons ATGGAGATGACAGGACCGGGTGTTTACAAACTGGACAATGGAGAAAGTTACCCTTCAAATTGCTTCCCAATAAGATCGTTTTATCATCAAAGTAAAGAAG GAGCAGGACACTGGCTTGTAGCACACAGAAATGCATTGGAAGAGAGAATATTCGAAAAGAAAAGAGTCACAGGATCACATATTAAAGTTTATTCTGGGAAACGTGAACAGGGAAGACCTGAGTGTGCTAGCACAGTTTTAGATGCACAGCTTCTG GTTAAATTGCATTGTGTGGAAAAGCCCTCTGACCTCTGTTGTGTTAACGTGAGTGATCAGGGTTTGCAGACA GTCAGACTTGAGGGATTGGAAGAATTTAATAATATTGCTTACATAAATGCTTCTGAAAACCATTTAACTTTGG AACCGTTCAGCAGGTTTCCTGCATTAAGGGAATTAGAGCTGGCACTAAACGGTCTTCATACCTTGAAGATTTGTGCTGAGGATTTTCAGAGATTAAAG gTGTTGGATTTATCCTTTAATAGCATTACAGGTGAAAGTATATTGAATCTAGGCCTGTTACCCCATCTAAAGATACTACATCTAACTGGAAACCAATTGCAGATGCTTCCACCTAATATGGCTGGGCCTTGTACCTGTCATAAAGAAAC CACACACCAGTGTGACTTCTTGTTTCAAACGCTGGAGGTATTGATGCTCGATGACAACAGATTAACTTCTCTTGGGCTGTTTGAAAGCCTTGCCAACTTGAAGAG GCTTCAACATCTAAACCTACAAGGGAATATCATCTCAGGAGTCCCATTCTTAGAACAGATGGCACCATTACAAGATGCTCAGACAAGCTTTATACCAAACAGCCCGAAGCAAGGATCTGGAAGAACTGTGTCTTTCCTGGATGTCACAATGATTG ATGCCTCTGCGACGCTGAATCAGCAAAAGTCTACCACAGGAACATCAAAA AGAAAGGATCCTAGATGCCCTGAAGATTTTGGCCTACCTTTTCCAGAACTTTGTCATCTTAATCTGGCGAACAATAAG ATAGCAGAGGAAGAGGCATTGTTGCCCGTGGCATTGTTTCCGAAACTCAAAGAGCTTGTTATTCACTCAAACCCCTTGACAACACAGAGATGTG GTGACCCACCAATGTTGACCAGTTTTCTCCAGGACAGGCTGGGTATTAACATAAAACGCAAAAAATCCTCTGATCGTGTTAAGGAACACATTAGACCCGCTATTAATCCTAAACGCAAG GTAAAAACTGCATTTCCAAGAATACCAAATATTGCTTTCATTACGGCAAACCAACATACATCAGAAGAGCTCTGTGGAGGAAAAGTTAATGGAGATAGTCTTCTATCACAACAGTCTGGGTCAAACCCTGTTTTTGACTCCTTATCTCAAACAAGAGTTGAAGAAGAGCAAGACATCATCAAAGACCATGAGTATTTCGGCATGACGAGTGCAGGCTTATCCTATGAGACACATCAAAATGCCGAGCCGTTCTTTGTGACAGAA GTTGATGGCCTACATGAAGCAGATTATCAAGAACAGGaggataaaaagaaaatgttgacaaAAGACAGACATGCATTACCAAAAAAACTTATTGGTTATGAAATCTTACTTGATGAAACATGTGCCCCAGAAATCCCTGAGATTTCTG GAATTCAACATGCCGTTAGGGCTTTGGAGCACACGCTCGAAAATCTTCTTGTATTTAGAGATGCTAAGGCAAATCTTGACCGTCCCCAGAAGCCGTATACTGAACGGGAGAAAAAG ATAAAAAATTTGGCACCATTAGGACCAAAGAGGTCGAAGGGGGAAAAGGTTGAGGAAATCCTCATTCAGATAAAGGAGATGAAAACAATAAGCAAAGTTCCCTTAG GTAATGTCCTCAGTAGAGGGAACGATGCATGTGAGAAAGAATATAAGGAAGCATTGACCTTGCTGAAGGACATGCAGAGGAGATACAAAATGACCCATCAGAAAACATTTGCACAAGCAGCACAGCTTGACACTTGA